A genomic stretch from Ovis canadensis isolate MfBH-ARS-UI-01 breed Bighorn chromosome 5, ARS-UI_OviCan_v2, whole genome shotgun sequence includes:
- the AP1M1 gene encoding AP-1 complex subunit mu-1 isoform X2 translates to MSEVEHFMPILMEKEEEGMLSPILAHGGVRFMWIKHNNLYLVATSKKNACVSLVFSFLYKVVQVFSEYFKELEEESIRDNFVIIYELLDELMDFGYPQTTDSKILQEYITQEGHKLETGAPRPPATVTNAVSWRSEGIKYRKNEVFLDVIESVNLLVSANGNVLRSEIVGSIKMRVFLSGMPELRLGLNDKVLFDNTGRGKSKSVELEDVKFHQCVRLSRFENDRTISFIPPDGEFELMSYRLNTHVKPLIWIESVIEKHSHSRIEYMIKAKSQFKRRSTANNVEIHIPVPNDADSPKFKTTVGSVKWVPENSEIVWSIKSFPGGKEYLMRAHFGLPSVEAEDKEGKPPISVKFEIPYFTTSGIQVRYLKIIEKSGYQALPWVRYITQNGDYQLRTQ, encoded by the exons TGGTCGCCACCTCCAAGAAGAACGCGTGCGTGTCGCTGGTGTTCTCCTTCCTCTACAAGGTGGTGCAG GTATTTTCAGAATACTtcaaggagctggaggaggagagcATTCGAGACAACTTCGTCATCATCTACGAGCTGCTGGACGAGCTCATGGACTTCGGCTACCCCCAGACCACAGACAGCAAGATCCTGCAGGA GTACATCACCCAGGAAGGCCACAAGCTGGAAACGGGGGCCCCACGGCCCCCAGCCACTGTCACCAACGCAGTGTCCTGGCGCTCGGAGGGCATCAAGTACCGGAAGAACGAGGTGTTCTTGGATGTCATTGAGTCCGTCAATCTCCTG gtcAGTGCCAACGGGAACGTCCTGCGCAGTGAGATCGTAGGCTCCATCAAGATGCGCGTCTTCCTGTCCGGCATGCCCGAGCTGCGCCTGGGCCTCAACGACAAGGTCCTCTTCGACAACACGGGCC GTGGCAAAAGCAAGTCCGTGGAGCTGGAGGACGTGAAGTTCCACCAGTGCGTGCGGCTCTCGCGCTTTGAGAACGACCGCACCATCTCCTTCATCCCGCCTGACGGCGAGTTCGAGCTCATGTCCTACCGTCTCAACACACAC GTCAAGCCCTTGATCTGGATCGAGTCCGTGATTGAAAAGCATTCCCACAGCCGCATCGAGTACATGATCAAG GCCAAGAGCCAGTTCAAGCGGCGATCAACAGCCAACAACGTAGAGATCCACATCCCTGTGCCCAACGATGCCGACTCACCCAAGTTCAAGACGACAGTGGGGAGCGTCAAGTGGGTGCCCGAGAACAGTGAGATCGTGTGGTCCATCAAGTCCTTCCCG GGCGGCAAGGAGTATCTGATGCGGGCCCACTTTGGCCTGCCCAGCGTGGAGGCAGAGGACAAGGAGGGCAAGCCCCCGATCAGCGTCAAGTTCGAGATCCCCTACTTCACTACCTCTGGCATCCAG GTGCGTTACCTGAAGATCATCGAGAAGAGTGGCTACCAGGCCTTACCGTGGGTTCGCTACATCACTCAGAACGGAG ATTACCAGCTCCGGACCCAGTGA